A region from the Candidatus Binatia bacterium genome encodes:
- a CDS encoding integrase core domain-containing protein, with amino-acid sequence DYSRYILAWTLGTTMKASDVTETLDLARAIGRFVEHYNHRRYHESLDNVTPADAYHGRRNAILTRREQIKNKTMARRKRQNLRAA; translated from the coding sequence GATTACTCGCGCTACATCCTGGCGTGGACGCTCGGCACGACGATGAAGGCGTCGGACGTGACCGAGACGCTGGATCTGGCGCGAGCGATCGGTCGCTTCGTCGAGCACTACAACCACCGCCGCTACCACGAGTCACTGGACAACGTGACTCCAGCCGATGCATATCATGGGCGGCGCAACGCGATCCTGACGCGCCGAGAACAGATCAAGAACAAGACAATGGCTCGTCGCAAACGGCAGAATCTACGAGCTGCATAG
- a CDS encoding di-heme oxidoredictase family protein, whose translation MDPSTIKELARESGGKVPDGRFGWKATEPTIRGQILKAFALDLGVRNVNLPFIDRMEEYIRGIGLPIRRHPTAQANQQPNVGLRLPDTDTITDPDILDGEAAFVDSACASCHVAELQTADDYPIAQFRNITIRPFTDLPLWNMGPALCADRDEGSADRCEWRTAPLWGLRLQQQVSGHSTFLHNGRATTLDKAIRLHGGDAQAARDAYANLSASRRMNLLLYSMSL comes from the coding sequence GTGGATCCCAGCACCATCAAAGAACTCGCGCGCGAGAGCGGTGGCAAGGTTCCGGATGGGCGCTTTGGCTGGAAAGCAACCGAACCCACGATTCGTGGTCAGATCCTCAAAGCTTTTGCGCTCGATCTCGGAGTTCGCAATGTGAACCTCCCCTTTATCGACCGCATGGAGGAATACATCCGTGGCATCGGCCTGCCGATTCGGCGTCACCCAACCGCCCAGGCCAATCAGCAACCGAACGTCGGCTTACGGCTTCCAGACACCGACACCATTACGGACCCGGATATTCTCGATGGCGAGGCGGCATTCGTAGATTCGGCTTGCGCGAGTTGCCATGTGGCCGAACTACAGACAGCCGACGACTACCCGATCGCTCAGTTTCGCAATATCACGATTCGACCCTTCACCGATTTACCGTTGTGGAACATGGGCCCTGCGCTCTGCGCCGATAGGGATGAAGGAAGTGCGGACCGCTGCGAGTGGCGGACCGCACCCTTGTGGGGTCTGCGCTTGCAACAGCAAGTCAGTGGCCATTCAACGTTCCTACACAATGGGCGAGCGACCACCCTGGACAAAGCCATCCGGCTGCACGGAGGCGATGCACAGGCGGCCCGAGATGCCTACGCGAACCTGTCCGCCTCCCGCCGGATGAATCTGCTGCTTTACTCGATGTCTCTGTGA
- a CDS encoding alpha/beta hydrolase, whose product MGVLAVGFFVADRATSGIASFWVWRALSSDAQSGRSVHVNEVDIYFETYGKGEPLLLAHGGLATIESMHEQITRFSGERRVIVPERREHGRSPAVEGPLTYADMADDMIALLDFLEIQRTDIFGWSDGGIIALDMAMRFPERVGKIAIFGSNYHFDGVEDSLGDSLGDPASEEIAPMRVMYEAVSPNPDRWPEFFEKITTMWRTEPQYTESQLATIDAQTLVMVGEFDAVLPEHTESLARAIPDSQLEILPGATHFAPLDDADRVNDLLSSFLNK is encoded by the coding sequence GTGGGCGTGTTGGCGGTCGGCTTCTTTGTCGCAGACCGAGCGACGTCGGGGATCGCGAGTTTCTGGGTGTGGCGCGCGCTTTCCTCCGATGCTCAGAGCGGTCGGTCGGTCCACGTCAATGAGGTCGACATTTATTTCGAGACTTACGGGAAAGGAGAGCCGCTGCTCCTGGCCCATGGGGGTCTGGCCACGATCGAGAGCATGCACGAGCAGATTACGAGGTTCTCTGGTGAGCGAAGGGTCATCGTTCCTGAGCGACGTGAACATGGCCGCTCGCCAGCCGTCGAAGGCCCCTTGACTTACGCCGACATGGCCGACGATATGATTGCGCTACTCGACTTTCTGGAAATTCAACGCACCGACATCTTCGGCTGGAGTGATGGCGGGATAATCGCCTTGGACATGGCAATGCGCTTTCCCGAACGCGTAGGGAAAATTGCCATATTCGGCTCGAACTATCATTTTGATGGAGTCGAGGACAGCCTGGGCGATTCCTTGGGCGACCCTGCCTCGGAAGAAATCGCCCCGATGAGAGTTATGTACGAAGCGGTTTCACCGAATCCAGACCGATGGCCAGAATTTTTCGAAAAGATCACCACGATGTGGCGGACTGAGCCCCAGTACACGGAGTCTCAGCTCGCTACCATCGATGCACAGACACTTGTCATGGTCGGCGAATTTGATGCGGTTCTCCCTGAGCACACGGAGAGTCTCGCGCGTGCGATCCCAGACTCTCAGCTCGAGATCCTTCCGGGTGCCACACATTTCGCACCGCTTGACGATGCCGACCGGGTGAATGATCTGCTCTCCTCGTTTCTCAACAAGTAG